The genomic DNA ATTTTATGTGGATTACTAAAAAAGAAAGCACTCATTGTTCCAGGCGCGATGGTGCTTGGCACTGCAATCTTGCAAAAATGTACATTGTACGATTTAATAGGTGTAAACACATATGAACGCAGACAGGATAATTAAAAAAATACTCAAAGACAATATGGGTTTGAAACCCAACGAGCGATGTCTTGTGTTTACAGATATTCTAAATGAGGATGTTGATGAAAAAGAAAAATTACGAAGGAAAAAGCTTCCATACATAGCAAAAGCTTTTTTTGAAGAAGCAAATTCATTTGCAAAAGCTTTTTACTTTGAATATGATTCACTTGGCTCACCTGCAAGTGAGCCACCTTTTGAGCTTTGGGAAATTGCTTTTGGCAAGCCCTGCACAAATCAGTTTGAACACCTAAAAGACAAAATAATTGCTAAAACTTTAAGCGACCAAGAAAAAGCTTTTATAGAAGATATTGTCAAACAAAAGTGCGATTGTGTAGATGTTATTATTGCGCTGCCAAATTATTCTACAAGCCATACATTTTTTAGAAAACTTTTAACCAATACCGCTTTAAGCAGGTATGCAAGTATGCCTTTATTTGACGAAAGTATGCTTTTTGGACCATTAAGCATTGACATAGAAGAACTAAAAGATAAAACGCTTCAAGTATACGAGGTCGTAAAAAACGCTAAAATAATAAAAATTAATGCCAAAAATGGCACACAAATAGAGTTTAATTTAGAAGGTAGAGAATTTTTAACCGATTATGGTTTATTGGATAAACCGGGTAGTTTTGGAAATTTGCCTGCCGGAGAAGTGTTTATTGCGCCAAATGAAGGCAAAACAAATGGTTATTTTGTAGCAGAGTTTGGACCTACATTTAAGTTTGATGGTAATTTATGTTTTGTTATAAAAGATGGTATGCTAAATGAAATTATAGGAAGTGATAATTACGCTAAAACGCTAAAAAAGATAATTGATCAACATCCACAAGCTGCAA from Desulfurella sp. includes the following:
- a CDS encoding DUF2892 domain-containing protein, which translates into the protein MKKNVGGLDQKIRYAIGAGLILCGLLKKKALIVPGAMVLGTAILQKCTLYDLIGVNTYERRQDN
- a CDS encoding aminopeptidase, coding for MNADRIIKKILKDNMGLKPNERCLVFTDILNEDVDEKEKLRRKKLPYIAKAFFEEANSFAKAFYFEYDSLGSPASEPPFELWEIAFGKPCTNQFEHLKDKIIAKTLSDQEKAFIEDIVKQKCDCVDVIIALPNYSTSHTFFRKLLTNTALSRYASMPLFDESMLFGPLSIDIEELKDKTLQVYEVVKNAKIIKINAKNGTQIEFNLEGREFLTDYGLLDKPGSFGNLPAGEVFIAPNEGKTNGYFVAEFGPTFKFDGNLCFVIKDGMLNEIIGSDNYAKTLKKIIDQHPQAANVAELGIGTNTKAKDPLNILEAEKIYRTIHMALGDNSSFGGKVSVPFHQDFVLFNPSVIVIKDDGSQYLNFD